A window of the Pogona vitticeps strain Pit_001003342236 chromosome 4, PviZW2.1, whole genome shotgun sequence genome harbors these coding sequences:
- the PDYN gene encoding proenkephalin-B, translating to MEWRLLGLALCLSLADSGSADCGSQCSLCALHSQDGEKSISPLICSLECQGVLPSTEAWAKCRKGLSTFPPFLMEGESKRWPQAEEEEKAEQEGDPSFWEEVSPGPVKRYGGFMKKLDRNKLFSLFRENALTKGGISKKHGRFFQKVGERAASEAGRDEDYPPALEMGTLGFNGEKPDTGFLKEEMKRYGGFLRKYPKRGSEGDTAEDGSQELEDLHKRYGGFMRRIRPKLKWDNQKRYGGFLRRQFKVTTRSEEEPNAYSGEVSDL from the exons ATGGAGTGGCGGCTTCTGGGACTGGCTCTTTGCCTCAGTTTGGCTGACTCGGGTTCTGCTGATTGTGGCAGTCAATGCTCTCTGTGCGCTCTTCACAGCCAGGATGGGGAGAAGTCCATCAGCCCCTTG ATCTGCTCCTTGGAGTGCCAAGGTGTGTTGCCGTCCACTGaggcctgggcaaagtgcaggaAGGGCCTGTCCACCTTCCCCCCTTTCCTGATGGAGGGCGAGTCCAAAAGATGGCCTCAAGccgaggaagaggagaaggctgAACAGGAAGGTGACCCCAGCTTCTGGGAGGAGGTCTCTCCTGGGCCCGTTAAACGCTATGGTGGTTTTATGAAGAAGCTGGACAGGAACAAACTCTTTTCTCTATTCCGGGAGAACGCCCTGACCAAGGGGGGCATCAGTAAGAAGCATGGCAGATTCTTCCAGAAGGTTGGAGAGCGAGCAGCCTCTGAGGCCGGGAGAGATGAGGATTATCCCCCGGCTCTGGAGATGGGGACCCTGGGCTTCAACGGGGAGAAACCAGATACCGGGTTTCTCAAGGAGGAGATGAAACGTTACGGTGGCTTTCTCCGCAAATATCCCAAGAGAGGGTCGGAAGGGGACACTGCCGAGGACGGCAGCCAAGAGCTGGAGGACCTGCACAAACGTTACGGGGGCTTCATGCGCAGGATCCGGCCCAAGCTCAAATGGGACAATCAGAAGCGCTATGGCGGGTTCCTGCGGCGCCAATTCAAGGTGACAACGAGGTCGGAAGAAGAGCCCAACGCCTATTCAGGGGAGGTCTCTGACTTATAG